One window of the Paenibacillus beijingensis genome contains the following:
- a CDS encoding S-layer homology domain-containing protein, producing MTQFSSGYKTFVWVLAFSLLTGGGAASAAQSGTNTSAAAGTAAPADGGSAIASFANDAGTADASGAPEPIVFGDVKAGHWAEKAITKLSLQKIIIGNNGLFRPSAGVTQEEAVLMALRFIGKDKTVDNSQEVIFPESFVVDNYYKKYVALAFQLGLLDQTDEYGAAAADAVNAWGRKTASREWMTKLIVRSVGKTDAAASAAGQPSSFADAGKIGIGYVGYINAAVSLGLVTGVTAQTFEPQASVTRAAAATLFSRAEAYVPVTFAGQTDGVLTAVSGDKVTVYTGGESRTFTLSKAAKSYQPGSDKTVTADKLTLYTNIRLIGSGTTAYYAEQLDSAPQVKQLEGTVSKIVPSEKKIWLWVGNDPISIFYDESLSVKDSSGAPLAFSSLTVDSSVVVTQDSFRSTPVTLSVEVKSAPVNTSGEAKVASVDAAAGTVTFGEGDKQQTWSVSADAVLTGWDGRVLGNLSGLQAGDTIAYKIQNSKLVSASVKAAAARTVSGAFYGKDSSTITYLVNGSPETKFLSDSVMVTIGGMNNATLDDLYKEDSLQLTVDDTGKVTAVTVTGRKVGTLAGAQIIGYETGTKVLTVKGTDGTLLALQLTDKTALDFNGTTLPLAAAGSLLAQGHRISVAYNGTDAIAIHFVHQYTGTVTALSTATGKLTMQLEDGSSVTLSLSSPTVEWQGKTGAAVTDIKAGTRITAMLDSNQEKANVLKVFQPVQYTIGSVDTQAKKIRLQGADGKVTEFSTSDMKLQDDGGAAVALSALKQGGTVNVTFAGTTPATLTTVTVTAGRINSLSTGAVSLDIYGGGSTTIQLGTGYSIIKNGSVSSSAAVLAPGDRAEVKKNAEGAVVVTVSAGTARTFWRYDAALNQIITKRKNISDTDYTYQLTTSTLITRSGAAVSVSDLREGDALVIYKLNGAIVEVAKQ from the coding sequence ATGACGCAATTTTCTTCAGGATACAAAACGTTCGTATGGGTCCTCGCCTTCTCACTTCTGACCGGAGGCGGCGCCGCATCGGCTGCGCAGTCCGGCACAAATACATCGGCCGCGGCCGGCACGGCAGCGCCGGCGGACGGCGGCAGTGCAATCGCTTCTTTCGCGAACGATGCAGGCACCGCCGACGCTTCCGGAGCCCCCGAACCGATCGTATTCGGCGACGTCAAAGCGGGCCACTGGGCGGAGAAGGCCATTACCAAATTGTCGCTTCAGAAAATTATTATCGGCAACAACGGCCTGTTCCGCCCGTCCGCCGGCGTGACGCAGGAGGAAGCGGTGCTGATGGCGCTGCGCTTTATCGGCAAGGACAAGACGGTGGATAACAGCCAGGAAGTGATTTTTCCGGAATCGTTTGTCGTTGACAATTACTATAAAAAATATGTGGCGCTGGCCTTTCAGCTCGGCTTGCTCGACCAAACCGACGAATATGGCGCGGCGGCAGCAGATGCCGTCAACGCCTGGGGCCGCAAAACGGCTTCGCGCGAATGGATGACGAAGCTCATCGTACGCTCCGTCGGCAAAACCGACGCGGCGGCGTCGGCTGCCGGCCAGCCGTCAAGCTTCGCCGATGCGGGCAAAATCGGCATCGGCTATGTCGGATATATCAATGCCGCCGTCTCGCTCGGGCTTGTGACCGGTGTGACCGCACAGACATTTGAGCCGCAAGCTTCGGTTACGAGAGCGGCTGCCGCAACGCTGTTCAGCCGGGCGGAAGCTTATGTCCCGGTAACGTTTGCAGGCCAAACCGACGGCGTATTGACCGCCGTCAGCGGAGATAAAGTAACGGTATACACCGGCGGCGAGAGCCGGACCTTTACGCTGTCCAAAGCCGCGAAATCGTATCAGCCGGGCTCGGATAAAACCGTGACCGCCGACAAGCTGACGCTGTATACGAATATCCGCTTGATCGGCAGCGGCACGACCGCTTATTACGCCGAACAGCTCGACAGTGCCCCGCAGGTGAAGCAGCTCGAAGGAACGGTATCGAAAATCGTACCTTCCGAGAAGAAAATTTGGCTGTGGGTCGGCAATGATCCGATCTCCATTTTTTACGATGAAAGCTTGAGCGTAAAAGATTCTTCAGGCGCGCCGCTTGCTTTTTCATCGCTGACCGTTGACAGCAGCGTTGTTGTAACGCAGGATTCGTTCCGCTCCACGCCTGTTACGCTCAGCGTCGAAGTAAAGTCGGCTCCCGTCAATACGAGCGGCGAAGCGAAGGTGGCATCAGTCGACGCCGCCGCCGGAACCGTCACGTTTGGCGAAGGCGACAAGCAGCAGACTTGGTCCGTATCCGCCGATGCCGTTCTGACCGGATGGGACGGGCGCGTGCTCGGCAATCTTTCCGGACTGCAGGCGGGCGACACAATCGCTTACAAAATTCAGAACAGTAAGCTCGTATCGGCTTCGGTCAAAGCGGCGGCGGCGCGTACCGTTTCCGGAGCTTTTTACGGCAAAGACAGCAGCACGATCACCTATCTCGTGAACGGCAGTCCCGAAACGAAGTTTCTTTCGGATTCCGTCATGGTTACGATCGGCGGCATGAACAATGCTACGCTGGACGACCTGTACAAGGAAGACAGCCTGCAGCTGACGGTTGACGACACCGGCAAAGTGACGGCGGTGACCGTCACAGGACGCAAAGTGGGAACGCTGGCGGGAGCGCAAATTATCGGTTACGAAACTGGCACAAAAGTGCTCACCGTCAAAGGAACGGATGGCACGCTGCTCGCCCTTCAGCTTACGGACAAGACGGCGCTCGATTTCAACGGCACGACGCTGCCGCTTGCAGCGGCAGGTTCGCTGCTCGCTCAGGGACACCGGATTTCGGTCGCATACAACGGCACCGATGCAATAGCCATTCATTTTGTCCATCAGTATACCGGAACGGTTACGGCGCTCAGCACGGCAACGGGAAAACTGACGATGCAGCTCGAAGACGGCAGCTCGGTGACGTTGTCGCTCAGCTCCCCTACTGTCGAGTGGCAGGGCAAAACCGGCGCTGCAGTGACGGATATTAAGGCGGGAACGCGCATTACGGCTATGCTCGACTCCAACCAGGAAAAAGCGAACGTCCTGAAAGTTTTTCAACCGGTTCAATACACGATCGGCTCGGTCGATACGCAGGCGAAAAAAATCCGGCTGCAGGGTGCGGACGGCAAGGTGACCGAGTTTTCAACCTCGGATATGAAGCTGCAGGATGACGGCGGAGCGGCAGTCGCGCTGTCCGCTTTGAAGCAGGGCGGAACGGTCAATGTCACGTTTGCGGGCACGACGCCGGCAACGCTGACGACGGTTACGGTTACGGCCGGACGGATCAATTCGCTTTCTACCGGCGCCGTCTCGCTTGATATTTACGGGGGCGGGAGCACGACGATACAGCTCGGGACCGGCTACAGTATCATCAAGAACGGGTCGGTCTCTTCCTCGGCTGCGGTGCTGGCCCCGGGCGATCGCGCAGAAGTGAAGAAAAACGCGGAGGGCGCGGTCGTCGTTACGGTAAGCGCAGGCACGGCCCGAACGTTTTGGAGATACGAC
- the leuC gene encoding 3-isopropylmalate dehydratase large subunit, translating to MTKRTLFEKIWDNHVIHQEEGKPSILYIDLHLVHEVTSPQAFEGLRMAGRKVRRPERTFATMDHNVPTKDRFNISDPISKQQIDTLTKNCEDFGVKLFDLNNIDQGVVHVMGPEIGLTWPGKTIVCGDSHTSTHGAFGALAFGIGTSEVEHVLATQCLQQSKPKTMEVRFIGSRKPGVTAKDMILGVIAKYGTDFATGYVLEYTGEAIRSLTMEERMTVCNMSIEGGARAGLIAPDETTFNYLRGREYAPQGADYDKAVAAWSELTTDEGASYDTVVEFDVDSLIPQVTWGTSPGMGTDITSAVPNPKDLPTENERKAAEKALEYMDLKPGTPMTDIAIDYVFIGSCTNGRIEDLRAAAEIAKGYKVSDRVTAIVVPGSGRVKIQAEKEGLDRIFTEAGFEWREAGCSMCLAMNPDVLQPGQRCASTSNRNFEGRQGRGGRTHLVSPAMAAAAAIKGHFTDVRDWTIKTEVTN from the coding sequence ATGACAAAAAGAACATTGTTTGAAAAGATTTGGGACAATCACGTTATCCACCAGGAAGAAGGCAAACCGAGCATCCTGTACATCGACCTTCATCTTGTCCATGAAGTAACGTCTCCGCAGGCGTTTGAAGGACTGCGCATGGCGGGCCGCAAAGTGCGCCGCCCCGAGCGGACGTTTGCGACGATGGACCACAACGTACCGACGAAAGACCGCTTCAACATCAGCGATCCGATTTCCAAGCAGCAAATCGATACACTGACGAAAAACTGCGAAGATTTCGGCGTGAAGCTGTTCGACCTGAACAACATCGACCAAGGCGTCGTGCACGTTATGGGTCCTGAAATCGGCCTGACATGGCCGGGCAAAACGATCGTTTGCGGCGACAGCCACACATCAACGCACGGCGCATTCGGCGCGCTTGCATTCGGTATCGGAACGAGCGAAGTCGAGCACGTGCTCGCGACGCAATGTCTGCAGCAATCGAAACCGAAGACGATGGAAGTGCGCTTCATCGGCTCCCGCAAGCCGGGCGTAACGGCAAAAGACATGATTCTCGGCGTTATCGCCAAATACGGCACCGACTTCGCAACCGGCTATGTGCTCGAGTACACGGGCGAAGCGATCCGCAGCCTGACGATGGAAGAGCGGATGACCGTCTGCAACATGTCGATCGAAGGCGGCGCCCGCGCCGGTCTGATCGCCCCTGACGAGACGACCTTCAACTACTTGCGCGGCCGCGAATACGCTCCGCAAGGCGCGGACTACGACAAAGCGGTTGCCGCTTGGAGCGAACTGACGACCGACGAAGGCGCATCGTACGATACCGTTGTCGAATTTGACGTTGATTCGCTCATTCCGCAAGTAACGTGGGGTACGAGCCCGGGCATGGGTACCGACATTACTTCGGCTGTTCCGAACCCGAAAGATCTGCCGACCGAGAACGAGCGCAAAGCGGCTGAGAAAGCGCTGGAGTATATGGATCTGAAACCGGGCACACCGATGACGGACATCGCGATCGACTACGTGTTCATCGGTTCCTGTACGAACGGACGGATCGAAGACCTGCGCGCGGCTGCCGAAATCGCCAAAGGCTACAAAGTGAGCGACCGCGTGACGGCGATTGTCGTGCCGGGTTCCGGACGCGTCAAAATTCAAGCGGAAAAAGAAGGTCTCGACCGCATCTTCACCGAAGCGGGCTTCGAATGGCGTGAAGCCGGATGCTCGATGTGTCTGGCGATGAATCCTGACGTGCTGCAGCCGGGACAGCGGTGCGCATCGACCTCCAACCGGAACTTCGAAGGCCGTCAAGGACGCGGCGGACGGACGCATCTCGTATCCCCGGCAATGGCTGCCGCTGCAGCTATCAAAGGGCACTTTACCGACGTGCGCGACTGGACGATCAAAACGGAAGTAACGAACTAA
- a CDS encoding GerMN domain-containing protein, whose translation MKKAWKKAALFGMAAAIVMTAASCGSKETAGGNEADTSAVSGNGTGSSALSPEKGSSAAGAGGTTGSSGTGGGSSAAGGTGSATGGGSQPNTAAGTGTTQPQTKQTIDIYMTDANLEKLYPLKAEIGYTTEESKIKAALEALAAAKENGKTALWSGVKFNGVTVKDGAVTADITLPETSRLGAPGEELALESIQKTLFQFAEIKSIDILVDGKAVDSLMGHLDLEHPITRSGGQ comes from the coding sequence ATGAAAAAAGCTTGGAAGAAAGCAGCTTTATTTGGGATGGCGGCAGCGATTGTGATGACAGCTGCTTCCTGCGGCAGCAAAGAGACTGCCGGCGGCAATGAAGCGGATACGTCCGCCGTGAGCGGAAACGGCACCGGTTCTTCCGCATTGTCTCCCGAGAAAGGGAGCTCCGCGGCAGGTGCCGGCGGCACGACCGGCAGCAGCGGCACGGGCGGCGGCAGCTCCGCGGCAGGCGGAACCGGCTCCGCAACGGGCGGCGGCAGCCAGCCGAACACGGCAGCCGGCACCGGTACGACGCAACCGCAGACGAAACAAACGATTGATATCTATATGACCGATGCCAATTTGGAGAAGCTGTATCCGCTTAAAGCGGAAATCGGCTATACGACGGAGGAATCCAAAATCAAGGCGGCGCTTGAGGCGCTCGCCGCCGCCAAAGAAAACGGCAAGACCGCACTTTGGAGCGGAGTGAAATTTAACGGGGTGACCGTTAAGGACGGGGCGGTGACAGCCGACATTACGCTGCCGGAGACGTCCCGTCTCGGCGCGCCCGGAGAAGAGCTTGCGCTGGAATCCATTCAGAAGACACTCTTTCAGTTCGCTGAAATTAAATCGATCGATATTTTGGTGGACGGCAAGGCCGTCGACAGCCTGATGGGTCATCTTGACCTGGAACACCCTATTACAAGAAGCGGAGGACAATAA
- a CDS encoding N-acetylmuramoyl-L-alanine amidase, translating into MKKFVCMLLFMTVLISLFAAVSYAAVNDVPKLYLNGKQMVSSGNPPKIVKGTTFVPIRTVAEGMGFDVSWDQKSKTVGIHNELNLINLVIGGKTAEVNGQQMAMSAPAQIFNDKTYKSVTMVPLRFVSENMGLEIYYDKPANSVYVYQPEPAPVDDGSSGGGDASGNAGGDSGTGSGAPAAETPPVDVPGTVTPPVDAPATATPPADATAFVKGIEFDGLGTTTIRFDGTMNGVQPTVLTGPDRIMLDLPYSAFADGFTPAFPSLTSRMGELVVDTHPTLSKIRFSFYSDKPSTVRVVWDLSAKTQHSFTQGDGILQLSLLGPDQAVPPVSTAPDGSKIFKVVIDAGHGSQDPGATSVSGRKEKDFNLSLALKVNDLLKNEQRIAPYMTRSDDTFLELNDRATFANDLQADLFISLHGNALPGSPASGTETYYYSAKSKALAEIIHKKVLEAAGLPDRSVRTAGFVVVKKTTMPSVLLETGFLTNRTDEAVMFSESKQQEIAAAIVAGIKEYLQLS; encoded by the coding sequence ATGAAGAAGTTTGTATGCATGTTGTTGTTCATGACGGTGTTGATCTCGCTCTTTGCGGCGGTTTCGTACGCAGCTGTAAATGATGTCCCGAAGTTGTATTTGAACGGAAAGCAGATGGTCTCCTCCGGCAATCCGCCCAAAATCGTGAAGGGCACGACGTTCGTGCCGATCCGCACGGTCGCGGAAGGAATGGGTTTCGATGTCAGTTGGGATCAAAAAAGCAAGACGGTAGGAATACATAACGAACTAAACCTGATCAACCTTGTCATAGGCGGCAAAACCGCGGAAGTCAACGGGCAGCAAATGGCGATGTCGGCTCCCGCACAAATTTTTAACGACAAAACATATAAAAGCGTGACGATGGTTCCGCTCCGTTTCGTGAGCGAGAACATGGGTCTGGAAATTTATTATGATAAACCGGCCAATTCCGTTTATGTTTACCAGCCGGAGCCGGCTCCGGTGGACGACGGCAGCTCCGGCGGAGGTGACGCAAGCGGAAATGCGGGCGGGGACAGCGGAACCGGCAGCGGTGCGCCGGCAGCGGAAACGCCCCCGGTGGATGTGCCGGGAACGGTAACCCCGCCGGTGGATGCGCCGGCAACGGCAACACCGCCGGCCGATGCGACTGCTTTTGTGAAAGGCATTGAATTCGACGGGCTTGGCACGACGACGATCCGCTTCGACGGAACGATGAACGGTGTACAGCCGACCGTGCTCACAGGTCCCGATCGGATTATGCTGGATCTGCCTTATTCGGCATTCGCAGACGGGTTTACACCCGCTTTTCCGTCCTTGACTTCAAGGATGGGAGAGCTGGTCGTCGATACGCATCCGACCTTATCGAAAATCAGATTTTCTTTCTATTCGGACAAGCCGTCCACGGTAAGAGTCGTATGGGATCTGTCGGCGAAGACGCAGCACAGCTTTACGCAAGGCGACGGCATTCTGCAGCTCAGCCTGCTCGGTCCCGATCAGGCCGTGCCGCCGGTGAGCACTGCGCCTGACGGCAGCAAAATTTTCAAAGTCGTCATCGATGCCGGACATGGCAGTCAGGACCCGGGCGCCACCAGCGTTTCAGGGAGAAAAGAAAAAGATTTCAATCTCTCTCTGGCCCTTAAAGTGAATGATCTATTGAAAAATGAGCAGCGGATTGCGCCATATATGACCCGTTCGGACGACACGTTCCTGGAGCTGAACGACCGGGCGACTTTTGCCAACGATCTCCAGGCGGACTTATTTATATCGCTTCACGGCAATGCGCTTCCGGGCTCGCCGGCATCGGGAACGGAAACGTACTATTACAGCGCCAAGAGCAAGGCGCTTGCGGAAATCATCCATAAGAAAGTGCTTGAAGCGGCAGGGCTGCCGGACCGCAGCGTCCGAACCGCAGGTTTTGTCGTGGTCAAGAAAACAACGATGCCGTCCGTACTGCTTGAAACAGGCTTTCTGACTAACAGAACCGACGAAGCCGTCATGTTCAGCGAAAGTAAACAGCAGGAGATCGCGGCAGCTATTGTAGCGGGTATTAAAGAATACCTGCAGCTTTCATAA
- the leuD gene encoding 3-isopropylmalate dehydratase small subunit has protein sequence MEPFKKHTGIVAPVDRVNVDTDAIIPKQFLKRIERSGFGQFLFYEWRFDEQGNVNPEFEPNKPRYQGASILISRANFGCGSSREHAPWAILDYGFKVVIAPSFADIFYNNCFKNSILPIKLSEEQVEDLFQRTAATEGYELTVDLENKQITDNQGLKIEFDLDEHRRQFLLQGLDDIGLTLQHEDEISAYENKRAAAFA, from the coding sequence ATGGAACCATTCAAAAAGCATACCGGGATCGTAGCTCCCGTTGACCGCGTCAACGTCGATACGGACGCCATCATCCCGAAACAATTTCTGAAACGGATCGAACGGAGCGGCTTCGGACAGTTTCTGTTCTACGAATGGCGCTTTGACGAGCAAGGGAATGTCAATCCCGAATTCGAACCGAACAAACCGCGCTACCAAGGCGCTTCGATCCTGATTTCGCGCGCCAACTTCGGCTGCGGCTCCTCGCGCGAGCACGCGCCGTGGGCGATTCTGGACTACGGCTTCAAAGTGGTGATTGCGCCGTCCTTCGCCGACATTTTTTACAACAACTGCTTCAAGAACAGCATTCTGCCGATCAAGCTGAGCGAGGAGCAGGTTGAAGATCTGTTCCAGCGCACCGCCGCCACCGAAGGCTACGAGCTGACGGTCGATCTGGAAAACAAGCAAATTACCGACAATCAAGGACTGAAAATCGAGTTTGATCTCGATGAGCACCGCCGCCAGTTTTTGCTGCAAGGACTGGACGACATCGGCTTGACGCTTCAGCATGAAGACGAAATTTCGGCTTACGAGAACAAGCGCGCCGCTGCGTTCGCTTAA